Proteins encoded within one genomic window of Setaria italica strain Yugu1 chromosome IV, Setaria_italica_v2.0, whole genome shotgun sequence:
- the LOC101785774 gene encoding protein trichome birefringence, with protein MKSLWKQSGGLVCGDAGPLSPLGGRSRRRARLTLYGFAVSFAAFTAYVAFATPSSAGAGAGAEGGASWFGSVYASTAPYRSQISGFFSSILPASAPAPSPQPPRATAGGSGGGVGEVSRDVSGGGVGSAAGSNSSAAAESSKQLGSGGGAPIGNVGGGSVPPASDLAGNGISGEGGGGAPTNNSASSGGAVDQNKGNGGGLSSSKAGGSSGSPASSAAGDRTVAKASEQSVDTSNKQPGSGSGDPSNATAGQGSTVKAEAKVGGGVPSNNSAGSSSSGKVDLSTGSSNTQAGSGIGIPTSGSASGNISSVKAEAEGAVGAGSSGSSGSGTEKKADLSKGSDAQPGSRNRDASHKLAGNSSPVKAGSNNSSDAQQGSGNGDASHKSTGSSSLAKSTDTKASSNNSSDAQPGSGSGSGDASHESAGSSSSVKSNAGDGGGEHNSSSVSAVPTSNQTGSLALAGEKEVGSPSKNNMVVASPAVKNQEQTSSGVASGGSSGAVNKQKGDATQGSAGSSKDHSAQAVTSKSGNDSKGNVSTTKQDGGSSGNKEVDWFKQVASCDMFHGHWVRDDSYPLYPEGSCPHIDEPFDCYLNGRRDLAYQKLRWQPSGCSIPRLNPTDMLERLRGKRLVFIGDSLNRNMWESLVCILRNSVKDKRKVFEASGRREFKTEGSYSFLFTDYNCSVEFFRSPFLVREWEMKVSDGKKKETLRLDLVEQSSPKYKDADFLIFNTGHWWTHEKTALGKDYYQEGNHVYSELNVVDAFHKALLTWSKWIDANVNPKKTTVLFRGYSASHFSGGQWNSGGSCDKESEPITNEQYLSTYPPKMSILEDVIHKMKTPVVYLNITRMTDYRKDAHPSIYRKQNLTDEERRSPERYQDCSHWCLPGVPDSWNELLYAQLLIKQHQMHQQ; from the exons ATGAAGAGCCTCTGGAAGCAGAGCGGCGGCCTGGTGTGCGGGGACGCCGGGCCCCTCAGCCCGCTCGGCGGCCGCTCGCGGCGCCGCGCGAGGCTCACCCTGTACGGGTTCGCGGTCTCCTTCGCCGCGTTCACCGCCTACGTCGCCTTCGCCACGCCCTCctccgcgggcgccggcgccggcgcggaggggGGCGCCTCGTGGTTCGGCAGCGTGTACGCGTCCACGGCGCCGTACCGCTCGCAGATTTCCGGCTTCTTCTCGTCCATCCTGCCCGCTAGCGCGCCCGCCCCCTCGCCGCAGCCTCCGCGCGCCACGGCGGGCGGATcgggcggcggcgttggcgagGTGAGCCGCGATGTGAGCGGTGGGGGAGTGGGGAGCGCGGCGGGAAGCAACAGCTCTGCCGCGGCTGAGTCTAGTAAGCAGCTGGGAAGTGGAGGTGGTGCTCCGATCGGCAATGTCGGTGGTGGGAGTGTGCCTCCGGCCAGTGATTTGGCCGGAAATGGCATTAGcggcgaaggcggaggcggggctCCGACGAATAATTCTGCATCGAGTGGCGGTGCGGTGGATCAGAATAAAGGGAACGGCGGAGGTCTTTCGAGTAGCAAGGCAGGAGGCAGCAGTGGATCTCCAGCCAGCAGTGCCGCCGGAGACAGAACCGTGGCGAAGGCCAGCGAGCAGAGCGTAGATACGTCTAATAAGCAGCCGGGAAGTGGAAGCGGAGACCCGAGCAATGCTACTGCCGGACAAGGCAGCACTGTGAAAGCCGAGGCCAAAGTTGGAGGAGGTGTCCCCAGCAATAATTCTGCCGGGAGTAGCAGCTCCGGGAAGGTTGATTTGAGCACTGGATCTTCTAATACTCAGGCTGGAAGCGGAATTGGCATTCCAACCAGTGGTTCTGCTTCTGGAAATATCAGCTCGGTGAAGGCCGAGGCAGAAGGTGCTGTTGGAGCCGGGAGCAGTGGTTCTTCTGGAAGTGGCACAGAAAAGAAGGCTGATTTGAGTAAAGGTTCAGATGCTCAGCCAGGGAGCAGAAATCGAGATGCAAGCCATAAATTAGCTGGAAATTCTAGTCCGGTGAAGGCTGGTTCGAATAATAGTTCAGATGCTCAGCAAGGGAGTGGAAATGGAGATGCAAGCCATAAATCAACCGGAAGTTCCAGTCTGGCAAAGAGCACAGATACGAAAGCTAGTTCAAATAATAGTTCAGATGCTCAGCCAGGGAGTGGAAGTGGAAGTGGCGATGCAAGCCATGAATCAGCTGGAAGTTCTAGTTCAGTGAAGAGCAATGCCGGAGATGGCGGAGGTGAGCACAATAGTAGCAGTGTGAGTGCTGTTCCAACTAGTAACCAAACTGGTAGTCTTGCATTGGCAGGGGAGAAAGAAGTTGGATCTCCCAGTAAGAACAACATGGTTGTAGCATCCCCGGCTGTAAAGAATCAGGAACAGACAAGCAGTGGAGTTGCTTCCGGTGGAAGCAGTGGTGCAGTGAATAAGCAGAAGGGAGATGCTACTCAGGGAAGCGCTGGCTCATCAAAAGACCATTCGGCCCAAGCAGTCACCTCAAAATCTGGAAACGACAGTAAGGGTAACGTGTCGACAACAAAACAGGATGGTGGTTCTAGTGGAAACAAGGAAGTTGATTGGTTCAAGCAGGTGGCCAGTTGTGATATGTTCCATGGGCATTGGGTTAGGGATGACTCATACCCTCTCTACCCGGAGGGATCGTGCCCTCACATTGATGAACCCTTTGACTGCTATCTCAATGGTCGGCGAGATCTAGCTTATCAGAAGCTCCGTTGGCAACCCAGTGGATGCAGTATCCCAAG ATTGAACCCGACCGACATGTTGGAGAGGCTGAGAGGAAAAAGGCTTGTTTTCATCGGTGATTCACTCAACAGGAACATGTGGGAATCCCTTGTGTGTATTTTGAGGAATTCTGTCAAAGACAAGAGGAAGGTTTTTGAGGCATCTGGCAGGCGTGAATTTAAGACCGAAGGCTCATACTCCTTCCTGTTCACG GATTATAACTGCAGCGTGGAGTTCTTCCGCTCCCCATTCCTAGTCCGGGAATGGGAGATGAAAGTCAGCGatggaaagaaaaaggaaactcTCAGGCTTGACCTGGTTGAGCAATCGTCACCGAAGTACAAGGATGCAGACTTTCTCATCTTCAATACTGGCCATTGGTGGACACATGAGAAAACTGCTCTAGG GAAGGACTACTATCAGGAAGGTAATCATGTGTATAGCGAGCTTAATGTTGTGGATGCCTTTCATAAAGCTCTTCTCACCTGGTCCAAGTGGATTGATGCCAATGTTAACCCCAAAAAAACCACTGTGTTATTCAGAGGCTACTCAGCATCTCATTTTAG TGGCGGTCAATGGAATTCAGGTGGGAGCTGCGACAAGGAGAGTGAACCAATAACAAACGAGCAGTACCTTTCAACCTACCCACCAAAGATGAGCATTTTAGAGGATGTGATCCACAAGATGAAAACTCCAGTTGTCTACCTGAACATAACTAGAATGACTGACTACAGAAAGGATGCACACCCTTCCATTTACCGCAAGCAGAACCTGACAGACGAGGAGAGGAGGTCGCCTGAGAGATATCAGGACTGCAGCCACTGGTGCCTTCCTGGAGTACCAGATTCCTGGAATGAGCTGCTTTATGCTCAACTTTTGATCAAACAGCATCAAATGCACCAACAATAA